acAATTTCCTTGGGAAATTAATTATGTATATCGTCTGTACACACTGACCTGCACGCACCTTTACTGCCCTGAGATCCACTACTTTTTCTTCGAATAGGGCCATTTTTATACACTTATCCACgagtataataaaaattcaagagatgacagtaatacaagatgatgaattttaaatgtagatgaatttcatttttgcattaaattaagtaagtcacttaatttcaaccagaaatggaacttaaattTAATATCTCATATCTGATaaacgagtaatatgataattaactgacaggtatttCGAGTTTGGGATGAGTctcattcgcgtgctctgaaattaaatttgtgctggcagaaaggcgtgcgcgaaattcGATCTAGCGATGTGCAAACACTTAGACGGGTTTCGGCGATTTGAGAAGAGGAGCCAAAAGAGCAGCTGATagtatggcgtcgatagcgctggatagtatcgatcaacattgagctcatggtagttgtttcgtcaacgtttcctattttgatatatgtactcagatctataacggattttgattataaatcgaataaacgtacacatgtaataaaaaaatatataaaaaaggattgaaaattctcgttctgtacctggtagcttgaaatggatataaatgccttgtttagtgtcattaagttcttttttccttctactaatctcatcgagTTGGAGgttaaaacaacttgatttattaggcagaatgaataatttattcaatgctgacattaaagaaaatgtaattactaaaattattcaatttttaattatatattaatttcatgttcctaataactgaacgatagcgcataaatgttatgaatttcaacaatcagctgacttaaattaacctaaaatttatccctcattataattttcccaaaaaactacctctccacgtgaacgtatgcagcgaaACTTGTATAAGTATGTGTCAAGCAACGAGTGTGAAGCTTGCAGCCCGAGCAAAGCGAGGGCTGCAttcacacgagttgcgatcgttATGTTACATTCCTAATAATGGATATTATTTTGCATAgcaaatgtattgaaaattcgagttaaCGTCGCTGTGGACCCTACCTTTTTACCTACCTATCTACCTACCTGTGTAGACTAGAGCTGAAACAagatgtttcaaccctaggggtGCAAACGCAgtgtttcaacccgctctacaggtaCCGAGACTCGAACTTTCAATTGAGGCTCTATgaaatagtatattgcgcaacaagggTCGAAAGGCGAGAATTACACGAGTGAAATTGTTTCCTCGCCCCGACTTgcgcatacaatttttcataaaaaatgtatcgaaaattgaCCAGAGATGCCTGAATTTTCCTTGCGTCtcatcaaaaatgttattttttataaatacgtaGACAGCGACAGATGCAGGTAAGAATGACACGATTGTCGAAACGAGGTTCGAAAAGGGGGGGAATGGCTGCAGATAACTGCAGATAAAGTtgaatgtacagtctgtcaagttaaagcgtgggtggctttactcgcagtcggtaaggtgtatcgacatgattttggtgtcaaaatattaagaagagctccctNNNNNNNNNNNNNNNNNNNNNNNNNNNNNNNNNNNNNNNNNNNNNNNNNNNNNNNNNNNNNNNNNNNNNNNNNNNNNNNNNNNNNNNNNNNNNNNNNNNNggagctcttcttaatattttgacaccaaaatcatgtcgatacaccttaccgactgcgagtaaagccacccacgctttaacttgacagactgtatatacttTGAATACCGGTTACGGCGTAATgttactttcgcagtcgcctgtttctactttctagtctagggttgaaaacacaactttcgacccgctacgggagcatcgaaagtcaaattttcgatacatgtattatgaaaaataataatatcaggAAAAAACTGTTagtggatattttttttattttttttctttccgaTGACATATAATACGTCCCCGAAAAACTTCCCTTTAAGTCATACATGCCTATCTCTCATCatcaaaaatgttctaaaattgagACAACCATTTTAAACAATATCTAAATCATCTTTAAATAAATAGAGCAAGAAATATGCACTAAcagtgtttttgaatttttttgtaatgcttTTTGCATACCTATATAAGTTCCGCAAAAtacattcacgtggaagggtagtgtCTTTGCGAAATTCTCTGACTTCCGGGTACTTTTTCGGGGCATGTATTATATTTCATCGAAGAGCATAAATAGAgcaagaaaattataatgaggTGAAATTTTCAAGTCTCATGTAATTACTTTAAAGGTCTAAGTCatctttacattgttcaaggtgggtttaccacttttaaaacctttttcatCACGAGGGATAGGTATACATGACTTCGGGGTATTTTTTTGGGATACGTATTATATTTTATCGAAGAGCAaagaagagcaaaaaatatccGCTATCAGTGTttgctgaatattattatttttgacacgTTTAATAAAAGTATATGTAAGTTCTGCTACATACAtttacgtgaaagggtagttttgggggGAAATTATAAGAGAGATAATGTTTACagttttaagtaattattttagaGTTCTCGAACATCTTTACGTtgtgacttaggggtagtttttgggaaacttattatatgtcatcagagagcataaaaaagaaaaaaaatctccccCAATCTTTCatctcattataattatttttagtgatttttcataCGTGGCGGCACGGCCTCGGAAgcttaaagaacaaaaaaattttttagcataatattaacaaaaaaaaagacaaaaaaatatggcgtatatcatttttcaatttgcttTGGTCGCAGCGCTATGTGGACGGACCTACGGTACTTCTTGAGGTACTTTAAGGCGTTCATTCTAAAACTgactttattttttacttagaataaatattttcggagACATTCAAGACCTGTTTTTCTTAAACGCCAAAAGATAGAATATTTTTTCTTCCGATTCGTATTCTACGGAAAAACATGTACTGAAATGTCCCatcaattgataataaaaaaccATGTTACCTAGtgctacaaaaatgttaaaaattcacaaaaatctaTCACTCAGTTACAAAAAACTCctataaaattcatgtttttttatttcaaacatatttcAGTCTGTATTTTCAATCGCTGGTTCTGAAACTAACCTTCCTTCTTTTGCAGCATCAATATTTCCGGAGAtctacaaaatttaatgtttaacattacatgaaaaattaataaatcatattGCGACCGTGCAAAAACGTAGAAAAAAATTAGGTCATTTTCGAAAACATAGGCTCATAGTTCATGCATCAGGCTTCAATTTcagccttttaaaaaaaattaggaaattccagtttgtttgataaaaaaaagtcagaagagccaaaaatgtgttttttttttacattgtggtcctgtttttctgaaaaacgcgaaaatttctaacattttcgtcTTCAGTGTCGTATTCTACGGAAAAACAtgctcaaattttcaataaattctttaaatcttcaaaactttaaCATGtttttataatcctttaaaaaattttttaatttgaaatcctcCGAGGCCCCATTAAAACTTATGAAAACTCCTTAAAATTGCATTCCATTTCAtttattccttaaaattgtttaaaattttttagaattgccCTGAAacccattgaaatctttgaaatactctaATATCTTTGATAGCCTTTAAAACCacttaaaatgttttcattctcttgaaatttcttggagttttgtgaagaaaaagaaaaatctcaaatactttgaaatttctcAATCTTGATAGTCCTTGGAGATCCTGTAACATAGCTTAGGTCTAGTGAAATAACTACAAATGCCATTAAATGCTTTTTACTCCCGtcaattatctttaaatttgtaatactttttaaaactttttaaacaaatttgaagactttaaaaccatctgaaattctatgaaacttcttgaaagctttttatatttgttcaatttcctgaaattagttaaaattctttaaaacccctcggaatcttttgaaatctttgaagtatgAATTACcttaaactcttgaaatttaagtttcttaaatGGCGGACATGTTATATCAGTCAATTTAtcgaagaagtttttaaaatatgtttataggcaaactgaaaaaattgttaaattagagAGCGATTTGAGAAAACAGTCGAATTAGTctcatttcttcaaaataatagcAGCATATTTGCATCGTTAAAACAAAGAGTCAGAAGCCTGGAATTTGTATGATGTTTCTACAGCTTGGAGTGGCTTACAGAATAATACAAAGGAAtcttcattcaaaataattattgtatatttaatttGGAACCAGAATAGGTATCGCCGTTGAATTTGATCAAGATTAGTTATatcacaaaatataaaataaacgaaaaatcgATTAGAAAGTCGTCGAATCGTAGacagcttttttcaaaaaattatcaattgctTTACAGAAGTTTTGTCCGTGAAACTAAAGGTTCTATAAAGGAGCCTATCACCCtcgaaaaacttcaaaataaatcaaaataagaaataaattagttttgtcggttacataaaaataataaatatcacatttccttacagaaaaaattacaaattaaataatactgGATAAAGTCTCTCAAACTATGGAAGTTTTATCAGTCTTTTGTAATATTACTAAATAAATATaagatatttgtaaaaaataaaaataaataattttacaagattCTTTTAGAAAGAAAATAGCTTACTAACACTATCACAGAAAAAATAACATTGTTTTTAACTGATTGTCTCGGTAATAATTTTAGTAAGTTACACCTCGCCTACCAACGTGAAGAATCATTCTTCTCACTTTAGCCGCTTTGATAATGTTCTTTGCTCTCTCTCGAGTAAATCCCTCCAAGAAAATTCCATTCACAGCCCAAATCTCGTCTCCATTATGCAGTTTTCCTTCCTCTGCAGCTTGACCTTCGGGCtcaatgtttttaacaaaaattcccaTACTTCCTCTGCTGCAATCGGATCCACCAGCAATACTAAATCCAAGTTTTTTCGAGGACGCTTCTTCGAATTGGATAGTCAACAAATTACCTGGCAAATTCGTAATTCTTTTTAACGTGGGCGTTAAGTCTGAACTTCTTTTTCGGATCATGTAGAATTTCTTCATTCCTGTTAACATCTCAGATTCATCTTCTTCTGTGTCTGCAGGAAGTACGTTTTCGCCTTTTCTTATTGCACCGACAATTTGACatgaaaatttcttacaattaagAGCCTGATTCTCTTCAGTTAAAATATTGTTTGCCGTGTTTTCCTTTCTAGGATTGTTAAGACCCCAAATTTCCGAATCACTTCTTGTTCTTGTAATGACATATTCCGGCCAGGTGTCTTCCAAATCTCCACAAAATGCATATTTCGAATTTCTGGCGATAAGGATTTCTACATCTCCGAAGCAACTTCTGAGAGCATTTCGAGCTTCGACTTCTGGCGTGCCTCGAATTCTTCTTCCGCAAACTTTAACGATTTCGTCTCCGATCCAAAATTGCCTAGATTTTTCCGCATCTCCGTTAACATCCAATTTGGAGATGAGATAAAATGGCTGTGCTGTCCCTTTTCTCTCCAAAGAGATTCCTAAGTTTCCTTGCACTTTTAGATGTaggtttattaattttgaaacttttggagAAGAGTTTACAATCAGTGGCTTAGGAATTTTCTGCTTCGGGTGCAAATTTCCCGAAAGTTCGAATTCAGATCTAGATCGTTTTGGAGAGTAGTATTCAATTGGGTCTACATCCATCGAAAGGGGAAATTTCAAAGCAGGTGGAGTGTCTGCTGAAGGTGAAGCTTCGTTTTTTAATAGCTCGATAATACTGAGGTTCTTCCAGTCTTTGTAAGACTTGGgagtatttttttctactttaggATGCTGGATTTTTGAAACTCGAACTGGTGACTTCTGTTTTAGAGGCGAATTTTTCAGTGGAGTCTGAAGATCGGAGTTTATTTTCGAGgtttctgaaataatatttgattcTTGAAAGATATTTCCCTTAGGCAAAAGTTTCGATTGAGATACGAAAATTGAATCCAAATAATCATCGCTCTCAGTGGTATCACTTCTGAGCAGAAAAGATTGCGCATCTGTGAAAGTAGAATCGTTGCAGGGTTTTGTATCTTCATCGAAAATATCTGATGATATTGGCGACTCCAGCTTTTTGCAAGATGTAATAGCTGGTGACAAATCAACACCCTGATAGGATTGAGAAGTTAAACAGAAATTGTTTAGCGAGTCTTCCAATCCAGTTGTAAAGGCGGATTTGGGTCGTTCAAATCTGCAAGAAGAAGACAgccttgtttacaaaaaattactgaACCTGACACACTCGCGGTACTTTCCCAAGAACTTTACCTTCAATTTAATCCATATTGCATAATAAAAAAGACCTAATAACTTTTGTCactgtatttcaatttatttgttttcgctttattttaagtaattaaaaaaatcaatgatggAAAAATCCTctctaattttcaactattatttcTACGTAAATAATTAAGTGATTATGATTTCTACATTAGTAATGTGTAGCGAATTGACGCTCAATAAAGTAAAACACTTCAACTGCCATTTTTTTTCTGTCACGCATTTCCAAATTCTTTTAGATGTTTCAGCTATATTACTTTACTAATTTGCTAATTGAACTAATTAATTgtataactaataatttaaacTCTTGGAGTAGCTCAATCGGTAGCGCGTTGGGTTTGTAGCTGGAAGGTTGCGAGCTCGATTCTCGCTGCCTACATttttaagtgggacgatggtcgtgggggctaaagcgtaggctttggacccaatccgtcggcttgcgggttcgattcccgcctcgcactttggaagagcctcggcggccaaTGCGGTGAACACACTAGCAACACACTACCGGTCGTGGGactggtacctctagagaaaaaggttttctctaagtacttaaagctgtttcccttggtggttcggaacccaccttaaactgtagatcccccttccaccaccaagtaagtgtgtagggggtgtgtaaaggaataaagtaGAAGgcgtaagaaaaatgtaaacccttaggggacacatcagaagcttccattccaactaataatttaacaaaataattaaaacttaactgatttaagtaatttaaaagaaataaaaacggTACCGCCAGCAGCTGAAGGGATACACTAAAGCATATAATGAATTGCAGATAATTTCCACTCACCTGTCGATTTTTTGGCTACTTTTATCATTTTGAGACCCTCCTTCCTCTATACCGTCCTGTGATTCCTGGGAAAGCGGTGTTAATGATAACAATTCGGGACTTCCACTTCTAGTCCGTCTAGGTTTCTTGAATAGAGGCATCTTTCTGCAAATCAAAATGATAAAGGAATCTATGTCATTTTAGTAcagcaaatacatttttattttgcactaaatataatcattcattaaatttaataactgattagcgaaatttaaaatcgaaaatcacTATTAATAGATGAAGAATTATCTTAGGAGAAAGCTAATTAAATATTAACCTACGTAAAAATACTATTATGTAACcaaaatttcgaaagttaatgcggaaatttttttgctgaaatataatTCAACATTAAATATGCCTAGTTATAAATATTCTTATTGTAGAAAGatatgtttcaaaaaatgttaaatttttaaatcccaaAATTTACAACAATATATAGTATCAAAACGTGCAATTTTGAAGGTgattgatacttaaaaaatttcacttcagAACGTATCAAGATTGACAACGTACAATTTTAAACCTATATTTTAAATAACCcaaatttgtcaattaaaaagtgATAACCTTGGCAACTTTTATTTCTTTGACTTCGACGCGCGAATTGATTTCAAACCTAGTAGTCTAGGTCCAGgacttgtagaaaataaaaaatgtatttctatgaaaaatttgcaattattccAAGAACAAGACAAGATAAGAAAGTAGGATTTTCCTCTtaagaattcttaataaaaaagtcgAAACTTTTCTCTATCTTGCGTTTCTTCTTGCTTACAAAAAATCAATGAGAAAACTTGctgggctttaaaaaaaaagttataatattttaagaaaaactgtcgccattttatcaattttcattcaTTCTTGATATTTGAATTTGACTATTGGGAGCGTTTTCCATTCCAAATTCTTCAACTACTAGGTATTTTCCTTTAATTACCACCTACACTTCGTCGCATGCTGAGGTGGTAAATAATacaccaaatgcatgggaataatccttattttgttaatatcttAGTCAAAAATGATTTCGGCAATATACAAGcgttttttgaaataagtttttctttCTGAAGAACTGTTTGTTGAActaataaattgataataattattattattatttattacgaagatattacaaaaataacatttagtTACTTACATTTGGTGCAAATGTTTTCCCCTCAGtactcaacgaagtgaagttatctGATTATGAAGTGAAAATGACTTTAAGTAAGGCTTTTCATTTGAAATGTatgtattgtattgaaaattgtattgaagGTGTGCTTGACTGATGTTTTATCAAAACTTCTTTACGCGAGCAATCTGAATTTCCGCACAAGTAAGTATGGTACACCGACCATTACTGTGACAACGTAAAAAGTGTGTCCAATActgagacaataataaatatcgttcagtatcttttatattctcacataaatcataaaagtaacaattttctaccatttaTAAAGTTCTTATGAACTTATTATcaccatttattttttgttttgacaagTTATGAATTTGgtaacaaataatacaaattactCCTCAAAATTTGTGATTGAACCGctgcaaaattcgccattttttgtaCTTCAAAACTTTTCGCATAACTTTTATAGCCTTGtagtaatgaaattttctacactaaTAGAATAAGTaatgtttttgcaaatttttaatgcgtttaagaataacttttttgtagaaaattctgggtttcggctcaaaaattcaagaattttgtagaaaataagtgtatttggttgcaaatcaactttttggttaaaaattcatatttttgaatctgcaaactatattattttggtagaaaatttaagaatttgtttgaaatatattttttttaataaaaaatcgttcgtggatgaaagttcatcttttttgatagaagttTTATCTTGTTTCCTCACAAGTCGAACTACGTaggagaaaattcatttttttaatgaattagactatttttaatttataattcaaacattttttggttggaatataaactattccattgtttaatgacaattcatcttttttgtagaaaattagtctttttattttaaaattcaacagtttgttagaaaattgaagtattagattGAGATTAACTTGATTTATAGTTATAggttattcaaaaaatgaaaaataaaaagttatgttttatGCAAAATGATAACATGGAGatttggattttattaaaaaataaaggaaaataaatgtcttatgatttataataatatattcttctatcttaatttattctataattgtaagtaaattatatcattttgtttTGCTAAACGCCATTGGGTTTTCCTTGTCACAGTATTGGCTTCTtgtgtcccacttaaggatatacCTCAACATTTTt
This Belonocnema kinseyi isolate 2016_QV_RU_SX_M_011 chromosome 3, B_treatae_v1, whole genome shotgun sequence DNA region includes the following protein-coding sequences:
- the LOC117170095 gene encoding PDZ domain-containing protein 2-like, which encodes MPLFKKPRRTRSGSPELLSLTPLSQESQDGIEEGGSQNDKSSQKIDRFERPKSAFTTGLEDSLNNFCLTSQSYQGVDLSPAITSCKKLESPISSDIFDEDTKPCNDSTFTDAQSFLLRSDTTESDDYLDSIFVSQSKLLPKGNIFQESNIISETSKINSDLQTPLKNSPLKQKSPVRVSKIQHPKVEKNTPKSYKDWKNLSIIELLKNEASPSADTPPALKFPLSMDVDPIEYYSPKRSRSEFELSGNLHPKQKIPKPLIVNSSPKVSKLINLHLKVQGNLGISLERKGTAQPFYLISKLDVNGDAEKSRQFWIGDEIVKVCGRRIRGTPEVEARNALRSCFGDVEILIARNSKYAFCGDLEDTWPEYVITRTRSDSEIWGLNNPRKENTANNILTEENQALNCKKFSCQIVGAIRKGENVLPADTEEDESEMLTGMKKFYMIRKRSSDLTPTLKRITNLPGNLLTIQFEEASSKKLGFSIAGGSDCSRGSMGIFVKNIEPEGQAAEEGKLHNGDEIWAVNGIFLEGFTRERAKNIIKAAKVRRMILHVGRRGVTY